The nucleotide sequence GTGTGGCTGGCGGGTCTGCACGTCCTGTGCCTTAGAGGGCCGACCGGTGAAGTCGTTCTTTGACTTCATTGGGCGGACCGAAACCGAAAAGTATAGCCGACTGTCCAGAAACGCAGAAACTGGAGACTCCGACAAAGAAGCGCTTTTTGCTTCTGCGGGCGGAGTTGAAGTTTCAGAGTTTCTAGGAGGCGACACTAGACAATTCGAAAAGCGAAGGCGACTGCTCAACTCCGACAAGCGCTGGAGGGCCTGACAGTGAAGTCGTTCTTTGACTTCATTGGCAGGACCGAAGCGGCTCGAGGGGCTAGGCGCTGGAGCTAGACAATTCTCGAAGTGAATTGTCTACATTCTTATTCTTAAATGAAAATCCTTTATTCACAATAATTATTCTTATAAAGGATTGTTACTATTATCAAAGAAAAAATCGAAGATGTAAAGAGAAAGGAAGAGATTTTACTGTAGAAATTAAAAAAATTGTCGAAAGATATTTTATTTCATTCAATTATAGGTTTTTTTTAGCATGCCTGCCTGCCTTTGGATGAATTTCTTCTCAATATAAGAAAAGGGCACTTCGAAATGAAGCGCCCGGTCAATTTAATATTGCATCAAGGTTAAAATATCATAGCCATCCAGCTTATTACGGCCATCGAGATAAGTAAGTTCAATCAGGAAGGCGATACCTGCCACGATTCCTCCTAGTTCTTCAACTAGCTTGATCGTTGCATCAATCGTTCCGCCAGTTGCTAGCAAGTCATCGGTGATCAGGACTCTTTGCCCTGGTTTGATTGCGTCTTTATGGATTGTTAAAACGTCACTGCCATATTCAAGTCCGTAATTGACCTTGATAGTTTCGCGCGGAAGCTTTCCTTCCTTCCTGACAGGAGCGAAACCGACGCCATGTGCATAGGCAACCGGACAACCGATGATGAAGCCGCGGGCTTCTGGACCGACTACAAGGTCGATTTGCTTTTCACGGGCATATGCCACGATTTGGTCTGTTGCATATCTATAAGCATCGCCATTGTCCATTAAGGTTGTGATGTCCTTAAATTTAATGCCGGGCTTTGGCCAATCGGGAACGATTGTTACAAATTGTTTCAAATCCATTGAATAATTGCCTCCTCATTTTTCACCGACTCTTGAATGAATTGGTCAAACCAACTCTTCAATTGCTCATACGATGAGTAGAGCAATTCATTTTCAAGAGTGAATGCTTGCACCTTGTGCTGATATGTTTTGGATTCAGATAAGTCCCTCTTTGGGACATCTTCTACTAGTGAAATAAACCCATTGTTTATTTTAACAAAATCTAGTTCAAAAAACACCTGTGACATAAAATCTATTGTTTCTTTTGTCCATCCACGATACTTGGCGAGATCATCTCCATAGCGCTTCAGGTCAAATGGTCCTTTCTTTGCGAGAAAAGCGTAGAACCATTTGAAATGCTCCCGTGTTGGCATGGTGGTAAAGAAATCACTATTTTCTTTAAAAAAATGAGCATAGATCCTTCCCGGATTTTTTCCCGCGAATAACTTTTCCAGGATATCTTTGGAAGGCGGCAGGTCCAGCAAAACGACATTTGACTGGTTAAAACCTACTTGTTCAGCTTCCAATTCGGAGGTTACCAGTTCCAATGAGTCTCCAATAAAAGGAGAAAACTTATTCTTTAATTCAGGGTTAAAGAGAATCCATTTAATATGATCCCCTGGGATCATTTCTGGAAGCTTTTCCAATCTTTTAAGCCCGCGGAAATCGAATAGCTGCCAGGACTTGACGGCTACATCCCTGAGAAAAATCTGCGGCTTCCTGATATTGTTCCATTCGTTGATGGACAGTTCTCCAATGACAGATAGCTTCGAGCTTGGCGAGATATGGTCATGGAGATGGCCAAAGCCGAATCCAATTCCATCAATCACAGTACCTTCCTCTTCAAGGGCCAGCTTAAGATGTGACTGATCCGCCCCTATTTTTCTAAGGGTTGATATATTAGCTCCATCAATCAGGACCTTGGGTTTGGGGTTGCTAACGCCATATGGAGAAAGTTGTCCAAGTTCATTTATAGTTTCAATCGTAATCTCTTTAACACCAATCCTGGCATCGATATGAGATATAGGAATTAAATCTTCTTCTTTCAACTGATCTCTTGCAAGGGCATTCAATTTGGACCTTAATTCATCCACATCGTTAAGATTCAATGTCATGCCCGCTGCCATTGGATGGCCGCCAAAATGAGGAAGGATATCTCTGCAGGTTGATAAATTTTTAAAAAGATCGAAACCGGCGATACTGCGTGCAGAACCCTTTGCTAGCCCCTTCTCTTTATCAAAACTGAGCACGATTGTTGGGCGATAATATTTTTCAACGAGCTTGGAGGCTACGATGCCAATGACTCCTGCATTCCAACCTTCCTTGCCGACGACAAGAACTGAATTATCTTCTATGGGATAATGCATTTCAACTTCAGCAACTGCTTCTTCTGCAATTTGTGAAACAATGTTTTGCCGTTCTTTATTGATTGAATCAATCTCTTCCGCAAGCATCATCGCTTCTTCTGGATCATGGGTCATCATCAATTGCACAGCAGGGTCAGCGCTGCCAAGTCGGCCGGCTGCATTAACCCTCGGGCCAATCATAAAGCCTATTGTTTCTTCATCAATGGCTGTCCTATCTGTTTTAGCAAGTTTAAGCAGCGCATTCAAACCAGGTGTCTGGCTCGACTTCAACTTCTCTATTCCCCTCTGGGCAATCAGCCTGTTCTCTCCCAGCAGAGGTACAAGGTCGGCAATTGTCCCAATAGCTGCAAACTCCAATAAATGCTCTGGGACTCTCCCAAGCAATGCGTGTGCAACCTTAAAAGCGACACCTACACCAGCTAAATCCTTGAAAGGGTATACACTGTCGTCCAGCTTCGGATGGATGATCGTAAACGCATCCGGCAGGACCGGTCCAGGTTCATGGTGGTCCGTTATGATCAGGTCGACACCTAATTCTTTTGCAATAGTTGCTTCATGAAGAGCTGAAATCCCCGTATCGACAGTAATGATCAAGCCAACTCCGCTGTCTGCGGCATTCCGGAATGCTTTTTCATTAGGACCGTATCCTTCTGTAAAACGGTTCGGTATGTAATAGTCGGCGTTCGCCCCAAGTTCAGCCAGGGCTTTCATCATGACCGTCGTACTGCTCACACCATCTGCATCATAATCACCAAATACCCAAATGGGCTCCTGCGTATCTATTGCCTTATTGATCCGCTCAACTGCCTTATCCATATCCTTCAGCAAGAATGGGTCGTGAAATTCGCTTTTTTGCCCAAATAAAAAATACCGGGCATCTTCCACGGTATCCAGTCCGCGATTGACTAACAGAGAAGCAGTCAGATGATTTATGCTCAGATCCTTAGCGAGTGAATCTATTATTGTCTGGTCAGATTTTGTAACAATCCACCTTGATTTTGGCTTTAACATACGTTCACCTCTCAGCTTATTCATTATACAAAAGCGGCGAGGCGGTTTCAATGACAATGAATGCTAATAAGGTGCTTTTAATTTACGAATGGTATTGATTTATACTAAAGGGGTAGCAAATATATAAAAATGGCAGCATAATGATATGCTGCCATTTTCGCTAGATTAATGGATATCTTCGATTTGTTGTTTGTGTGCTGGGTCTTCCTGGACTGTGTCTTTTTGGGCCAGCTGGTCTTCGAGACCTTTGTTTTTCTTCTTCAATGCCTTTACTTCTCGCTGAAGAACAAACAGCCTGAACAGACCGACAGAGCCAACGATGATTCCGCCCATCAATACAGAGCCTAAAATGACCAAAATTAATGGCCATTCTGATTCCCCAAATAAATAGTTCACTGTTACTGGATCGACATTGATCACTGCAAAAACAGCGACAATCAATGCAAAAGCAAGTCCCAACAGCAATGTCCATTGAAACTTCATTCTATCTCCTCCCCTGAGACTTATTGAATATCTACGCCATCTTCGGAATTTCCACTCTCACTGTATGGATTAATATGGACCAGAACATTTTGGACATTTTTGTTTTCCATTAGTTTCTTTTTTACATTTTTTCCAATTCGGTGGCCCTGCTCTACGGTAATATGTGGATCAACAGATATCTTCAAATCAATGATAACATAGTGGCCGTGCTCTCTGGCATGCAATTCATCCAATTTTTTCACTTCTGGAATTGACTGGACAATTGTCCTGAATTCTTCTGTATCCTCATCGTGCAGTACATGGTCAAGGGTATTGTGGATCGACTCTTTGCCAAGTTTCCATGCCATCCTGATGACCAGCAAGGCTACAAGCAGCCCTGTCACCGGGTCGGCATACTCCAGCCAGCCAATTCCGAATATGCCGCCCAAAACAGCGGCACTAATTCCAATAAGGGCGGCTATAGATGAATAGACATCGGATCTATGCTCATACGCATTGACAATCAGCGCATCACTTTTCAATTGCTTCCCCAATCTGTATTTGTATCGGAACATTCCCTCTTTTACTATTATTGAAACGACAACGGCCACAATCGCTACTGATTTGGGAGGTTCAATAGGATGAAAGAATGCCTCTATCGATGATCTGCCGATTTCCACACCCACAAGCATCAATAATACTGCAACAATGATGGCAGCAATTGATTCGGCCTTTCCGTGACCGTAAGGATGGTCTTCATCCGGAGGAGCTTTCGCTGCCTTGAGACCTATGTATACAGCTAGTGAACCTGCTACATCGGAAGCAGAATGGACAGCATCCGCTACAAGCGCTTTACTGTTGGCATAGATGCCGACACCCCACTTCAATCCTGCAAGTACAATATTTCCTACAACGCCAACCATTGCGGCAAATTCAGCCTTCTTAAAACGAACATCTTTTTCCAATTGCAAAAATCCTCCCTATGCAAAGCTTTTAATCCACGTCCCTTTTCCACCATGATTAGTCTGTCGGCATTCCTTTTATTTTATCCTGAAAAATGGCTTTTCTAACCAATAAAAACAAAAAAGCGCAAGCGTCTCGAGGAGTTAGGAGCCGCAGCTAGACAGGTGACTTGAGGGGCTAGGCGCTGGAGCTGGATTAAGAAAACCATATATAGTTATCCACAAAAAAATTATTTTATCATTTCCTAGACAGCGAAAAAATACCACGGGGGACCCGTGGTATTTTAGTTTTGCTTTTATTATTTTATACTTGCGGCTCATCTGAGTAGACTTTCTTTTCCTTGTAAGTCTTGATGGTGCCTTTCTTCTTAAGCTCTTTCTTTTTCCAAACATACCATAGCTGTGCAGCGATGAAGATGGAAGAATACGTACCGGCAATCAAACCAATTAGAAGAGCGAAAGAGAAATTCCAGATTGATGTACTGCCGAAAATCAACAGTGCAACGACTGTTATGACAACAGTCAGGATTGTGTTGACCGAGCGGCCTAATGTTTGACGCAGTGAAGAATTCACGACATCGGCAATATCTTCCGGTGTCTTCAAGCGTTTTTTCTTCACCATATTCTCACGCATCCTGTCAAAAGTAACAATCGTATCGTTGATCGAATAACCAACAATTGTCAGGACGGCTGCAATGAAGGTGATATCAACTTCAAGCCTAGTGAGACTGAATAGAACAATGATAAAGAAAGCGTCGTGAAGAAGTGCCACAATAGCAGCTAACGCCATATAGATTTCAAAGCGGATCGTTACATAAATAATGATTCCGACTGATGCAATTGCAACAGCAATCATGGCATTTTTAGCGAGTTCTTTACCGATTGTTGGTGAAACAGTTCCAACATTCGGCTCAGCACCATATTTTTCTTTAAAGTGGGATTTTAGCTCAGAGATTTGATCCTTGGTTAAAACCACTTTAAATCGAGCTACACCAATTTCGCCATTATCACCAGAAATGACGATATCGTTTGATTCCAGATCAACTTGTTTAAGTTCTTCCTTCAATTGTTCCGCTGTCAGCCTGCTGTCAGACAAGACTTCTACCCTTGTGCCGCTTGCAAAATCGATTCCAAGATTCAGGCGGAATACGAGGAGTGCAATCAAACCTATGCCGATTAAAACTGCTGAAGCAGTAAAGAACTTATTGCGACTCTTAATGAAATCAAATCGATCAAATTTAGTTTTTAAATCAAGTGAATCTAAGCCTTCAGAAATATCATGGACTTCACTTTGCTTAACACCGAACAAGCCTGGCTTGTTCTTGAATAATCCACTGTTCACGAGCAAGCCAAGGAATAATCTTGCTCCAAAGACTGCTGTAATGAAGCTAGCGAGGATACTGATGATTAACATTGTCGCAAAGCCTTTAACAGAGCTTGTCCCATATGCAAATAATACAATGGCTGCCAGCAATGTCGTAATGTTGGCATCAAAAATCGTTGACAGGGAGCCTTTGCTGCCCGCATCGAAAGCGGCTTTGATATTACGGCCAACCTTCAATTCCTCTTTTATACGTTCATAAGTTATGATGTTGGCATCTACCGCCATGCCGACACCAAGGATTAATGCCGCGATACCCGGCAGAGTTAGAACGCCATTCATCCAGTCAAAGACTAGCAGGATGAGGTAAACGTAAATTGACAACGTAATAACCGCGACGATTCCAGGTATACGGTAGAAAATCAGCATAAATACGAAAACAGCAAGAATACCGATGATTCCGGCGAAAATTGTTTCATTTAAAGCCTGTTCACCAAACTTGGCTCCTACAGATGTAGAGTATGTCTCTTCTAGATTAACCGGTAATGATCCCGCATTAAGCAATGAAGCAAGCTGTTGTGCTTCTTCAATTGTAAAATTACCAGTGATTTCAACATTCTTTTGATTTAAAATCTTATCAACATTAGGGTTGGAAAGGAATTTAGGTTCTGGCTTCATTCTTTCTTCTTTATAGGAATCTTTCCCGTCTTCGAAATCAAGCCAGATAATCAGCTGATTTTCCGGATACATATCCCGGATTTCCTTCGTGATTTCCCCGAATTGATCGCCGTCTTTCAATGTAATCGAGATGCTTGGCTTGTTTTGCTGGTCAAAGCTTTGCTTCGCACCGTTTTCTTCCAAGTCACTGCCATCCATCATGACGCGGTCGTTCACGTCACGGAAAGTAAGGTTTGCTTCAGTAGAAAGGATTTCACGTGCTTTATTCTGGTCTTTTACGCCAGCGAGCTGAACGCGTATCCGATCATCTCCTTCGATTTGGATATTCGGTTCACTGACACCAAGAACGTTGACCCTTCGCTCTAGAGCTTCAGCAGTGCTCTTCAACGTTTCGCGGTCAACTTTCTCGCCCTCTTTTCCATTTAGAGGCCTAACTTCATATAGAACCTCAAAACCACCCTGCAGGTCCAGACCTAACTTAATATCTTTCAATATATTCTGGGTTGTTGCACCCATGGCACTTCCAATTAAGATAACCAGCAAAAAGAAGGCCACGATGCGGCTGCGTTTTACCATTATGTATAAATCCTCCTTATTCTTCGCACAAACATGCTGCCAGACAAATAAAACAATAAGACTATAGAAAATAGGCAGTAGCCAATTTATAGCATTCTAATTATGTAACAGTTTAAAAAAACTGTCAATTAAGCATTGCCGCTATCCCCATAAAGAAAGTCTCTCCCTAGAATAAATCGCGTTCTGGATTGACTAATCCCCTTCTACTTAAGAAGTTCCTTTCGCTCCTCTTCGTCTTCAAGCGTAAAATCTCCTAATTTGAAGGCTTCGACGGTAGTGAAATTCATTATGTCCCCGATTTTGGCTGATAAAATATCAGCGACGATTTCATATACTTGAATCTCTTCTTTTGGTTTTTTCCATTTTTTCTTAGTGAGATAATCCCATAATTCTTTTTCTTTAACTTTTTCATATCCGAATATTTTGAATTCTTCAACTTTGCTTTCTAATGCCGGCTTCACTTGATTGTAAAACCGTCCGTATTGATGGCTTGGATTCATCCCCTGGCCCCCTCGTCCAATTTTCTAGTCTTTTAATGTTTTAACCTTGTCATGCTTTGTCCACTTTCTTGCATATAGTTAATTGTATATGAAATATGCATTTTTGAGAAGGCAGGGAGCGGAATGTCGAAGTTTTTAAAAGGAACATTTATTTTGTTGATGGCCGGGCTCGTCACGAGAGTGCTTGGTTTCATAAATCGAATCGTCATTGCACGTTTCATCGGTGAAGAAGGTGTTGGTCTTTATATGATGGCCTTCCCCACTATGGTGCTTGTCGTGACGATTACACAGCTGGGTCTCCCAGTTGCGATTTCAAAAAATGTGGCTGAAGCCGAGGCAAGAGGCGACTTCCGAAAGGTCAAGAAAATCCTTGTCGTTTCGCTGGCAACCACAATATCTCTATCTCTTGTCTTTACACCAGCGCTCATTTTCCTTGCTCCATACTTGTCCGAGACATTGTTTACGGATCCTAGGACGCAATGGCCGTTGCTCGCCATCGCTCCGATTGTGCCAATCGTGGCTATATCTTCGGTTCTCCGCGGCTACTTCCAGGGAAGGCAGAACATGAAGCCATCAGCCACTTCTCAGGTTATTGAACAGCTTGTCCGGATAACCTTGATTGCAGTACTGACAAAGGCCTTCATGCCGTATGGTATAGAATATGCTGCTGCCGGCGCAATGATTGCATCTGTCATGGGGGAGCTTATATCATTAATTTATTTAATGACAACCTTTAAGCTCAGAAAAAGTTTCCGGTTGCGGAAAAACTTTTTTCAATTCGTCAATTCCGGAAAATCCACGTTTAATGACCTTATGAAAATCGCATTGCCTACAACGGGATCGAGACTGATTGGCTCGGTTTCCTGGTTTTTCGAACCGATTGTTGTGGCGCACAGCCTGGCAATTGCTGGCGTTGCGGCCGTTGCGGCTACAAAACAGTACGGAGCTTTGACTGGGTTCGCTATGCCATTGTTGTTACTGCCATCGTTTATCACCTATTCCCTATCGACTTCTCTTGTCCCGGCAATCAGCGAAGCTAACTCAAAGAAAAATCCGAAAGTAATCGAGTACCTTTTGCAGCAGTCTCTTCGCTTTTCACTTTTAACAGGCGGCCTTGCAGTCGTCGTCCTGTACGTACTGGCAGA is from Mesobacillus boroniphilus and encodes:
- the secDF gene encoding protein translocase subunit SecDF, which produces MVKRSRIVAFFLLVILIGSAMGATTQNILKDIKLGLDLQGGFEVLYEVRPLNGKEGEKVDRETLKSTAEALERRVNVLGVSEPNIQIEGDDRIRVQLAGVKDQNKAREILSTEANLTFRDVNDRVMMDGSDLEENGAKQSFDQQNKPSISITLKDGDQFGEITKEIRDMYPENQLIIWLDFEDGKDSYKEERMKPEPKFLSNPNVDKILNQKNVEITGNFTIEEAQQLASLLNAGSLPVNLEETYSTSVGAKFGEQALNETIFAGIIGILAVFVFMLIFYRIPGIVAVITLSIYVYLILLVFDWMNGVLTLPGIAALILGVGMAVDANIITYERIKEELKVGRNIKAAFDAGSKGSLSTIFDANITTLLAAIVLFAYGTSSVKGFATMLIISILASFITAVFGARLFLGLLVNSGLFKNKPGLFGVKQSEVHDISEGLDSLDLKTKFDRFDFIKSRNKFFTASAVLIGIGLIALLVFRLNLGIDFASGTRVEVLSDSRLTAEQLKEELKQVDLESNDIVISGDNGEIGVARFKVVLTKDQISELKSHFKEKYGAEPNVGTVSPTIGKELAKNAMIAVAIASVGIIIYVTIRFEIYMALAAIVALLHDAFFIIVLFSLTRLEVDITFIAAVLTIVGYSINDTIVTFDRMRENMVKKKRLKTPEDIADVVNSSLRQTLGRSVNTILTVVITVVALLIFGSTSIWNFSFALLIGLIAGTYSSIFIAAQLWYVWKKKELKKKGTIKTYKEKKVYSDEPQV
- a CDS encoding adenine phosphoribosyltransferase, which encodes MDLKQFVTIVPDWPKPGIKFKDITTLMDNGDAYRYATDQIVAYAREKQIDLVVGPEARGFIIGCPVAYAHGVGFAPVRKEGKLPRETIKVNYGLEYGSDVLTIHKDAIKPGQRVLITDDLLATGGTIDATIKLVEELGGIVAGIAFLIELTYLDGRNKLDGYDILTLMQY
- the spoVB gene encoding stage V sporulation protein B, with product MSKFLKGTFILLMAGLVTRVLGFINRIVIARFIGEEGVGLYMMAFPTMVLVVTITQLGLPVAISKNVAEAEARGDFRKVKKILVVSLATTISLSLVFTPALIFLAPYLSETLFTDPRTQWPLLAIAPIVPIVAISSVLRGYFQGRQNMKPSATSQVIEQLVRITLIAVLTKAFMPYGIEYAAAGAMIASVMGELISLIYLMTTFKLRKSFRLRKNFFQFVNSGKSTFNDLMKIALPTTGSRLIGSVSWFFEPIVVAHSLAIAGVAAVAATKQYGALTGFAMPLLLLPSFITYSLSTSLVPAISEANSKKNPKVIEYLLQQSLRFSLLTGGLAVVVLYVLAEPLMTLMYGTSNGSQFIKLMAPFFLFYYFQGPLQAALQALDLARAAMINSLIGNLAKTAVIFLLASQPAFGINGVALGMVMGIVLITLLHFATMLKAVSFSFYIKDYIKMFGLIIFSGSLGFLLWGLLDESLGLTVKVMISTVLMGGLYIVLAIALGLIRKNELLRIRSAVSSFFKKTIK
- a CDS encoding LapA family protein — translated: MKFQWTLLLGLAFALIVAVFAVINVDPVTVNYLFGESEWPLILVILGSVLMGGIIVGSVGLFRLFVLQREVKALKKKNKGLEDQLAQKDTVQEDPAHKQQIEDIH
- the recJ gene encoding single-stranded-DNA-specific exonuclease RecJ, which encodes MLKPKSRWIVTKSDQTIIDSLAKDLSINHLTASLLVNRGLDTVEDARYFLFGQKSEFHDPFLLKDMDKAVERINKAIDTQEPIWVFGDYDADGVSSTTVMMKALAELGANADYYIPNRFTEGYGPNEKAFRNAADSGVGLIITVDTGISALHEATIAKELGVDLIITDHHEPGPVLPDAFTIIHPKLDDSVYPFKDLAGVGVAFKVAHALLGRVPEHLLEFAAIGTIADLVPLLGENRLIAQRGIEKLKSSQTPGLNALLKLAKTDRTAIDEETIGFMIGPRVNAAGRLGSADPAVQLMMTHDPEEAMMLAEEIDSINKERQNIVSQIAEEAVAEVEMHYPIEDNSVLVVGKEGWNAGVIGIVASKLVEKYYRPTIVLSFDKEKGLAKGSARSIAGFDLFKNLSTCRDILPHFGGHPMAAGMTLNLNDVDELRSKLNALARDQLKEEDLIPISHIDARIGVKEITIETINELGQLSPYGVSNPKPKVLIDGANISTLRKIGADQSHLKLALEEEGTVIDGIGFGFGHLHDHISPSSKLSVIGELSINEWNNIRKPQIFLRDVAVKSWQLFDFRGLKRLEKLPEMIPGDHIKWILFNPELKNKFSPFIGDSLELVTSELEAEQVGFNQSNVVLLDLPPSKDILEKLFAGKNPGRIYAHFFKENSDFFTTMPTREHFKWFYAFLAKKGPFDLKRYGDDLAKYRGWTKETIDFMSQVFFELDFVKINNGFISLVEDVPKRDLSESKTYQHKVQAFTLENELLYSSYEQLKSWFDQFIQESVKNEEAIIQWI
- a CDS encoding cation diffusion facilitator family transporter, with the protein product MEKDVRFKKAEFAAMVGVVGNIVLAGLKWGVGIYANSKALVADAVHSASDVAGSLAVYIGLKAAKAPPDEDHPYGHGKAESIAAIIVAVLLMLVGVEIGRSSIEAFFHPIEPPKSVAIVAVVVSIIVKEGMFRYKYRLGKQLKSDALIVNAYEHRSDVYSSIAALIGISAAVLGGIFGIGWLEYADPVTGLLVALLVIRMAWKLGKESIHNTLDHVLHDEDTEEFRTIVQSIPEVKKLDELHAREHGHYVIIDLKISVDPHITVEQGHRIGKNVKKKLMENKNVQNVLVHINPYSESGNSEDGVDIQ
- a CDS encoding post-transcriptional regulator, with translation MNPSHQYGRFYNQVKPALESKVEEFKIFGYEKVKEKELWDYLTKKKWKKPKEEIQVYEIVADILSAKIGDIMNFTTVEAFKLGDFTLEDEEERKELLK